The following proteins are encoded in a genomic region of Galbibacter sp. BG1:
- a CDS encoding sensor histidine kinase: MKTKLKKSYRFALRSSALITLMTGVILIGFFYLEIDTLLFIILFSVIVFFLSFFIVQYRVEKFIYRRVKKIYDDVSLLESSTFQDQPITTDMRTLTEEIEKFAANKKLEIETLKIREGYRKEFLGNVSHELKTPLFTVQGYILTLLDGAMDDKSIRKKYLSRASKGVERLIYIVKDLDMITKLEAGDLNLDCEEFDVVDLIQSVFDLMEMKANKKKITLTFDQFYQPVMVFADKDRIQQVVTNLVVNSIKYGKEGGTTEISIENLVKNKIIVRVTDNGEGIEKQNIPRLFERFYRVDKSGSRKEGGSGLGLSIVKHIIEAHKEKIYVESVYGVGSEFSFTLEKFKKAAKVDS; the protein is encoded by the coding sequence TTGAAAACAAAATTAAAAAAATCATATCGCTTTGCGCTTCGGTCCTCCGCCCTCATAACGCTTATGACTGGCGTGATATTGATCGGTTTTTTTTATTTGGAAATAGACACTTTACTTTTTATCATCTTATTTTCTGTAATTGTATTTTTTCTATCCTTTTTTATTGTTCAATACCGGGTGGAAAAATTTATTTACCGACGCGTAAAAAAAATATACGACGACGTTTCCCTTTTAGAATCCTCTACATTTCAAGACCAGCCCATTACTACGGATATGCGTACGCTTACCGAGGAGATTGAAAAGTTTGCTGCAAATAAAAAATTGGAGATCGAAACCCTTAAAATTAGGGAAGGGTACCGAAAAGAATTTTTAGGAAATGTCTCTCACGAACTCAAAACACCGCTGTTTACCGTACAAGGGTATATACTTACCCTCTTAGACGGCGCCATGGACGATAAAAGCATTCGTAAAAAATATTTAAGCCGCGCCAGTAAGGGAGTTGAAAGACTTATTTACATTGTAAAAGATCTAGATATGATTACCAAGCTGGAAGCTGGTGATCTCAATTTGGACTGTGAAGAGTTTGATGTGGTGGATTTAATCCAAAGTGTGTTTGATTTGATGGAGATGAAAGCCAATAAAAAGAAAATCACACTTACGTTCGATCAGTTTTACCAGCCAGTAATGGTATTTGCCGATAAAGACCGAATTCAACAGGTGGTTACCAACCTCGTGGTAAACTCCATTAAGTATGGAAAAGAAGGAGGCACCACAGAAATTAGTATTGAAAACTTAGTAAAAAATAAAATTATCGTTCGGGTAACCGATAATGGGGAGGGCATCGAAAAACAAAATATTCCACGTTTGTTCGAGCGTTTTTACCGCGTGGATAAAAGTGGAAGTCGAAAAGAGGGAGGCTCTGGTTTAGGACTCTCTATTGTAAAACACATTATAGAGGCCCATAAAGAAAAAATATACGTGGAAAGCGTTTATGGGGTGGGCTCTGAGTTTTCTTTTACACTAGAAAAGTTCAAAAAGGCTGCTAAGGTCGACAGTTGA
- a CDS encoding DUF4293 domain-containing protein, whose amino-acid sequence MLQRIQSIYLLLVVIISGVLPFWVYLWTDNKGEAVYADNDILYSALFAVSAILAFVTIFLYKKRKNQFVLNRLNIILNLFLLGFFVYRSLILSGETNVSEKGIGMLLPIVSIVFLVLANRAIKKDEDLVKSVDRLR is encoded by the coding sequence GTGTTACAACGTATACAGAGCATTTACCTACTTCTAGTTGTTATTATCAGCGGGGTTTTACCATTTTGGGTATACCTTTGGACAGATAATAAGGGGGAAGCTGTTTATGCTGATAATGATATTTTGTATTCTGCCCTATTTGCTGTTTCTGCAATCTTGGCCTTTGTAACTATATTTTTATATAAGAAAAGAAAAAATCAATTTGTGTTGAACAGATTGAACATAATACTCAATCTTTTTTTACTAGGATTTTTCGTTTATCGGTCGCTAATCTTATCCGGAGAAACCAACGTTTCTGAGAAGGGTATTGGGATGCTTCTACCTATTGTTTCTATCGTTTTTTTAGTGTTGGCCAACAGGGCCATTAAAAAGGACGAAGATCTTGTAAAATCTGTGGATCGATTACGCTAA
- the rho gene encoding transcription termination factor Rho — protein MFEISDLKAKKLAELHEIAKVAGIPKYKSLKKNDLIYQILDVQAASPEAVAKEKAKAEKDNAGEKKSAPKPTPRKRTRTTKKPTNNQPSDSKNTPQKTSENTKPEAKKEEVAPAKQAPKQENNAPKKEESKKTQNNNRNTNDSKNTKQRKDSNSNNSNASRNQNQPQQHKKNNNAPKDRDNYDKEKKNRYREPDFEFDGIVESEGVLDIMQDGYGFLRSSDYNYLSSPDDIYVSQSQIRLFGLKTGDTVKGTVRPPKEGEKYFPLIKVNQINGLDPQVVRDRVSFEHLTPLFPNEKFRLAEKQSTMSTRIVDLFSPIGKGQRGMIVSQPKTGKTMLLKDIANAIAANHPEVFQLILLIDERPEEVTDMQRHVRGEVIASTFDEPADRHVKVANIVLEKAKRLVECGHDVVVLLDSITRLARAYNTVQPASGKVLSGGVDANALHKPKRFFGAARNIEGGGSLTIIATALTDTGSKMDEVIFEEFKGTGNMELQLDRRISNKRIFPAIDLISSSTRRDDLLLDENSIQRMWIMRKYLSDMNPIEAMEFMEQRIKMTKNNEEFLMTMNQ, from the coding sequence ATGTTTGAAATTTCAGATTTAAAAGCAAAAAAACTTGCTGAGTTACATGAGATTGCCAAAGTGGCGGGTATTCCTAAATACAAATCTCTCAAAAAGAACGATTTAATATATCAGATATTAGATGTACAGGCTGCGAGTCCAGAGGCGGTAGCAAAAGAAAAGGCAAAAGCGGAGAAAGATAATGCAGGCGAGAAGAAGAGCGCTCCTAAGCCTACCCCGAGAAAAAGAACACGTACTACCAAAAAACCTACCAATAACCAACCTTCCGATTCTAAAAACACTCCTCAAAAAACTTCAGAAAATACTAAGCCAGAAGCTAAGAAAGAGGAAGTGGCTCCTGCTAAGCAGGCACCAAAGCAGGAAAATAATGCTCCTAAAAAGGAAGAGTCGAAAAAAACACAAAATAATAATAGAAACACCAACGATTCTAAAAATACAAAACAGCGCAAGGATAGCAATAGCAACAACAGCAACGCTTCGCGCAACCAAAACCAACCGCAACAGCACAAGAAAAACAACAATGCTCCCAAAGACAGGGATAATTACGATAAGGAAAAGAAAAACCGTTACCGTGAGCCCGATTTTGAGTTTGATGGTATTGTAGAAAGTGAAGGGGTGTTGGATATAATGCAGGATGGCTACGGTTTTTTAAGAAGTAGCGATTACAATTATTTATCTTCCCCTGATGATATTTATGTTTCCCAATCACAAATTCGTTTATTCGGTTTAAAAACTGGAGATACCGTAAAGGGAACCGTACGGCCACCAAAAGAAGGGGAAAAATATTTTCCTTTGATTAAGGTGAATCAAATTAACGGACTCGACCCACAAGTGGTGAGGGATCGTGTTTCTTTTGAACATTTAACTCCATTGTTTCCTAATGAAAAATTTAGGCTAGCTGAAAAGCAAAGCACAATGTCTACACGTATTGTAGATTTGTTCTCCCCAATTGGGAAAGGACAACGTGGAATGATAGTTTCCCAGCCAAAAACGGGAAAAACAATGTTGTTGAAAGATATTGCCAACGCCATTGCAGCCAATCATCCAGAGGTTTTTCAATTGATCTTGTTAATCGATGAGCGCCCGGAAGAGGTTACAGACATGCAACGCCATGTGAGAGGGGAAGTAATTGCTTCTACCTTCGATGAACCTGCAGATAGACACGTAAAAGTGGCCAACATTGTTTTGGAAAAAGCAAAACGACTGGTAGAATGTGGGCACGATGTGGTAGTTCTTTTAGACTCCATTACGCGTTTGGCACGAGCTTATAACACAGTGCAGCCAGCCAGTGGTAAAGTATTGAGTGGGGGTGTAGATGCCAATGCCTTGCATAAACCTAAGCGTTTCTTTGGTGCTGCCAGAAATATTGAAGGCGGTGGTTCTTTAACAATTATTGCGACCGCACTTACCGATACAGGTTCTAAAATGGATGAGGTTATTTTTGAAGAGTTTAAAGGAACGGGTAACATGGAACTGCAGTTGGATAGACGTATTTCCAACAAACGTATCTTCCCAGCAATCGACTTAATTTCTTCTTCTACCCGTCGCGACGACTTATTATT
- a CDS encoding GIY-YIG nuclease family protein yields MKSYYLYSILYNFFLYITTNQYRTTLYIGVTNNIQRRLSQHYFDSQNLKKSFAGKYSCFYLVYYEGFETPLEAIKREKELKKWRREKKNQLITSFNPKWETLNNQVV; encoded by the coding sequence ATGAAGTCTTACTATCTTTATTCCATACTCTACAATTTTTTCCTTTACATAACAACCAATCAATACCGAACTACCCTTTATATTGGAGTAACAAACAATATCCAAAGAAGACTATCCCAACATTATTTTGATAGCCAAAACCTTAAAAAATCATTCGCAGGCAAATACAGTTGTTTTTACTTGGTGTATTATGAAGGTTTTGAAACCCCTTTGGAAGCCATCAAGCGGGAAAAAGAACTTAAAAAATGGCGTAGAGAAAAGAAAAATCAACTGATAACAAGTTTTAATCCCAAATGGGAAACACTGAATAACCAGGTAGTGTAA
- a CDS encoding response regulator transcription factor, whose amino-acid sequence MKKREIKILLVDDEPDILEIVGYNLSSEGYNVTTAKNGIDAIAKAKKEKPHLIILDVMMPEMDGIETCEQIRKSPDLKDTIITFLTARGEDYSQVAGFDAGADDYITKPIKPKVLVSKVKALLRRLKDEEETVESIVKVGDITINRDEYKIIQSGDEIILPRKEFELLSLLASRPGKVFKRDEILDKVWGNEVIVGGRTIDVHIRKLREKIGDDHFKTVKGVGYKFVL is encoded by the coding sequence ATGAAAAAGAGGGAAATTAAAATTCTATTAGTAGACGACGAACCGGATATTTTAGAGATCGTTGGATACAATTTATCTTCTGAAGGTTACAATGTTACCACCGCCAAAAATGGAATTGATGCCATTGCCAAAGCAAAAAAAGAAAAGCCACACCTCATCATTCTCGATGTTATGATGCCCGAAATGGACGGGATTGAAACTTGCGAACAAATACGAAAATCTCCTGATCTTAAAGACACCATTATCACTTTCTTAACCGCACGTGGGGAAGATTACTCTCAAGTTGCGGGATTCGATGCGGGTGCAGACGACTATATTACCAAGCCTATAAAACCCAAAGTATTGGTAAGCAAGGTAAAAGCTTTATTGAGACGTTTAAAAGATGAAGAAGAAACGGTAGAAAGCATTGTTAAAGTTGGAGACATTACCATAAACCGAGATGAATACAAGATTATTCAATCTGGGGACGAAATAATATTACCTAGAAAAGAATTTGAATTACTTTCTTTATTAGCGAGCCGCCCAGGCAAAGTATTTAAAAGAGATGAAATTCTAGATAAGGTTTGGGGTAATGAGGTAATTGTGGGTGGTAGAACCATCGATGTACACATTAGAAAACTTCGTGAGAAAATTGGGGACGATCATTTTAAAACCGTAAAAGGGGTTGGCTATAAGTTCGTGTTATAA
- a CDS encoding G8 domain-containing protein: MTSAEGNPGDWGGLLLCGKATTTAGANSIAEVGGLVYGGTDDSDSSGSIDYLTIVGSGAQINADSQYNGLSLYAVGSGTSISNVAIIDGADDGVEFFGGTVSVSNIYLENNQDDAVDWTEGWNGTVTNTYVLHTVDGFSTAVEADGANNNPKLENFTAVSTVGGLALQFKKESGATIDNLSLTGYDSSLDFPDNGALTNVKIEGEDANPESTYTTPPTVNIDMFSWVSTEVVVDPTLLQGTVEGEVTLDASVEYTLNSSYVVQDGGKLIIPAGTKITARSGGTDVYIAVLQGGEIDIQGTPENPVVISSVEGNPEDWAGLTICGKATTTAGAGTIAEIGGFVYGGNDDTDNSGSIKNLVLVGTGAQINSESQYNGISFYSVGSGTVVENIAIINGADDGVEFFGGTVSATNLYLENNQDDSVDWTEGWSGNITNTYVSHTVAGFSTAIEADGANGNPNIVNFTAVSTVDGIGLQFKKQSGATISNIFLDGYATNVDFPDNGGAPANVIIDGTPLTGPSDDVFSDGTAVDISTWTWKDARL; encoded by the coding sequence ATGACATCTGCTGAAGGAAACCCTGGGGACTGGGGAGGTTTATTGCTTTGTGGAAAAGCCACCACAACTGCAGGGGCTAATTCTATTGCTGAAGTAGGAGGATTAGTTTATGGAGGTACTGACGATTCCGACAGCTCTGGGTCTATAGATTACTTAACTATTGTTGGTTCAGGAGCACAAATTAATGCAGATTCTCAGTATAATGGACTTTCGCTTTATGCCGTAGGTTCTGGAACATCAATTAGCAATGTTGCCATTATTGATGGTGCAGATGATGGTGTAGAGTTTTTCGGTGGTACTGTTTCTGTATCTAACATATATTTAGAGAATAATCAAGATGATGCTGTAGACTGGACTGAAGGTTGGAATGGAACTGTTACAAATACTTATGTATTACACACGGTTGATGGGTTTTCTACTGCAGTTGAAGCAGATGGAGCAAATAACAATCCTAAGTTAGAAAACTTTACTGCAGTTTCAACTGTTGGTGGTTTAGCATTACAGTTCAAAAAAGAATCCGGAGCAACTATAGACAATCTTTCTTTAACAGGATATGATTCTAGTTTAGATTTCCCAGATAACGGAGCTTTAACTAATGTTAAAATTGAAGGTGAGGATGCCAATCCAGAATCTACTTATACAACTCCTCCAACTGTAAACATCGATATGTTTTCATGGGTTTCTACTGAGGTTGTTGTAGATCCAACCTTACTTCAAGGTACTGTAGAGGGCGAAGTAACTCTGGATGCATCTGTTGAGTACACATTAAATTCATCTTATGTGGTTCAAGATGGTGGTAAGCTAATAATCCCAGCTGGAACAAAAATCACTGCAAGATCAGGTGGTACAGATGTTTATATTGCTGTACTTCAAGGAGGTGAAATAGATATTCAAGGTACTCCTGAAAATCCAGTTGTGATTTCTTCTGTAGAAGGTAACCCAGAAGATTGGGCAGGTTTAACAATTTGTGGTAAAGCTACCACTACTGCAGGAGCTGGTACAATTGCAGAAATCGGTGGATTTGTATACGGAGGTAACGACGACACAGACAATTCAGGAAGTATTAAGAATCTTGTTTTAGTTGGTACTGGTGCACAAATCAATTCTGAGTCTCAGTACAATGGGATTTCTTTCTACTCCGTAGGATCTGGAACAGTCGTTGAAAATATTGCGATCATCAATGGTGCGGATGATGGAGTTGAGTTCTTTGGAGGTACTGTTTCAGCAACGAATCTATATTTGGAAAATAACCAAGATGATTCTGTGGATTGGACTGAAGGTTGGAGTGGTAATATAACCAATACGTACGTTTCTCACACGGTAGCAGGTTTCTCTACTGCTATTGAAGCAGATGGTGCAAACGGTAATCCTAATATAGTAAACTTTACTGCTGTATCAACTGTAGATGGTATAGGGTTACAGTTTAAGAAGCAATCTGGAGCTACTATATCTAATATCTTCTTAGATGGGTATGCTACAAATGTAGATTTCCCTGATAATGGAGGTGCTCCTGCTAATGTTATTATAGATGGTACTCCATTGACTGGACCTTCAGACGATGTATTCAGTGATGGTACTGCCGTTGATATTTCTACGTGGACATGGAAAGATGCTAGACTTTAA
- a CDS encoding TonB-dependent receptor, with product MKHLFTVLILFVSALMAAQEAKGSIVGTITDKEMNNDPLPFANVQIEGSTKGTTTDMDGLYEIANVDPGTYTLVISFVGYETLKVPNIKVEAGKVTELNTALGASSVSLDEVVVTTTVRRDSETALLLDQKKAIEIKESIGAQQLTKIGVSDAATATSKISGVTTSEASGDVFVRGLGDRYLSTTLNGLPIPSDDVERKNIDLGLFSTKVLENVGISKTYSTSGYADQASGNIDVTSRQLNGSEELSVGIRGGVNTNVMKDGVFNDFKVSPNNSDITVGFYDPSLSPDEAITGQGWDPVTASTPLDYRYALTAGKKFGDKFSILFTGSQSVSNNYREGVFKQFRSNNRDVDFTDATNWNKDYNTTALVDLTYFINKSHKLKAVSMFINRLQDQVFEAGRNGEGFVFEETAPVEGLGQFIRDQNTRQTQLWVNQLFGTHQLSDRNEFTWGGAYNIVNADEPNRIRNEFNIDPNDPTFVQFGRNGGFQQRKSTQKIDDAEYNGFLNDEFKVIDDENKSFRVNLGGNVRYKTRDFNSQFFGVTETSLNAVNPDSVDDLDDVFTDENFQNGRLRFQSLPEDLYEGTLGVYAGYANFNVALEKFNFNVGLRYEKDNIDVDYMVNNFPNGATSKEYSNIYPSLNFKYNFNEQHGLRFAASRTITLPEFKEIAPFEYVSPTGQITRGNPGIEASTNLNYDIKYEFFPNAGQLISLAGFYKVIDDPINKVQDRGAAGIFSFFNAGDQARVSGLELETRVDLISSPEPDSGYDLNLNLNVTRMWHQQDLKDVFDENGNFVRTFRYNNKSETGLQGASDWIVNTSLGFSTKTQNEFNATLTANYASDRIFALGAPEIQTQADIQYNEEIIEQGFVTLDAVISKDLGEHWNLRLIGRNLLNPDIERTQLVRPVATGIETNEVVRSYQNGVQVRLGISYTF from the coding sequence ATGAAACATTTATTCACAGTTCTAATACTGTTTGTAAGCGCCCTAATGGCAGCGCAGGAAGCTAAAGGTTCTATCGTAGGAACCATTACTGATAAAGAAATGAATAACGACCCCCTACCTTTTGCAAATGTGCAAATAGAGGGTTCCACAAAAGGAACTACAACCGATATGGATGGGCTTTATGAAATAGCCAATGTAGATCCAGGAACCTATACCTTGGTAATTAGTTTTGTGGGGTACGAAACCTTAAAAGTACCCAATATTAAAGTAGAAGCGGGCAAAGTTACCGAACTTAATACCGCTCTAGGGGCAAGTAGTGTAAGTCTAGACGAAGTGGTCGTTACTACAACTGTTCGAAGAGATTCTGAAACTGCTTTATTGTTAGATCAAAAGAAGGCGATTGAGATTAAAGAAAGTATAGGGGCGCAGCAATTAACTAAAATTGGAGTTTCCGATGCAGCAACGGCAACATCTAAGATTTCTGGCGTTACTACAAGTGAGGCTTCAGGGGATGTTTTTGTGCGAGGATTGGGTGACCGTTATTTATCGACTACTTTAAATGGCTTGCCGATACCTTCAGATGATGTAGAAAGAAAAAATATTGATTTAGGACTTTTCTCAACTAAAGTTTTGGAAAATGTAGGGATTAGTAAAACGTACTCTACAAGTGGATATGCCGATCAGGCTTCTGGTAATATTGATGTTACTAGTCGACAACTAAATGGAAGTGAAGAGCTTAGTGTTGGTATAAGAGGAGGTGTAAACACAAATGTAATGAAGGATGGAGTTTTTAATGATTTTAAAGTTTCTCCAAATAATAGTGATATTACTGTAGGTTTTTACGATCCTAGTTTATCTCCTGATGAGGCTATTACTGGTCAGGGATGGGATCCAGTAACTGCTAGCACTCCATTAGATTATAGGTATGCACTTACAGCTGGTAAGAAATTTGGCGACAAATTCTCAATACTATTTACAGGGTCTCAATCTGTATCTAACAATTATAGAGAGGGAGTTTTTAAACAATTCCGTTCGAACAACCGAGATGTTGATTTTACGGATGCAACAAATTGGAATAAGGATTATAATACCACAGCGTTGGTAGATTTAACTTATTTCATTAACAAATCTCATAAATTAAAAGCAGTAAGTATGTTTATCAACCGTCTTCAAGATCAGGTTTTTGAAGCGGGTAGAAATGGTGAAGGTTTTGTTTTTGAAGAAACAGCACCAGTTGAAGGTTTGGGTCAATTTATACGAGATCAGAATACAAGACAAACACAACTTTGGGTGAATCAGTTGTTTGGTACACACCAACTTTCAGATAGAAATGAATTTACTTGGGGTGGTGCTTATAATATTGTAAATGCTGATGAACCGAATAGAATTAGGAATGAATTCAATATTGATCCGAACGATCCTACTTTTGTACAATTTGGGAGAAATGGGGGTTTTCAGCAGCGTAAGTCGACCCAAAAAATAGATGATGCTGAGTACAATGGATTTTTGAATGATGAGTTCAAAGTCATTGATGATGAAAATAAGTCTTTTAGAGTGAATTTGGGAGGTAACGTTAGGTATAAAACGAGAGATTTTAATTCTCAATTCTTTGGAGTAACGGAAACTTCTTTGAATGCTGTAAACCCTGATTCTGTAGATGATTTAGACGATGTTTTTACAGATGAAAATTTTCAAAATGGAAGATTGAGATTTCAATCATTACCTGAGGATTTATATGAAGGTACTTTAGGGGTATACGCCGGCTATGCTAACTTTAATGTTGCTCTGGAAAAATTCAACTTTAATGTAGGATTGCGATATGAAAAAGACAATATTGATGTTGATTACATGGTTAACAATTTCCCGAATGGGGCAACTTCAAAAGAGTATTCTAATATATATCCAAGCTTAAACTTTAAGTATAATTTCAATGAGCAACATGGATTGCGTTTTGCAGCCAGTAGAACCATTACCTTGCCTGAGTTTAAAGAAATTGCTCCATTTGAATACGTGTCGCCTACAGGTCAAATTACAAGAGGTAATCCAGGTATCGAGGCCTCTACAAACTTAAATTACGATATTAAATACGAGTTTTTTCCAAATGCAGGTCAATTAATTTCATTAGCAGGATTTTATAAAGTTATTGATGATCCTATAAACAAAGTACAGGATCGAGGTGCAGCCGGAATATTTTCTTTCTTCAACGCTGGGGATCAGGCAAGAGTTTCTGGTTTAGAGCTAGAGACGAGGGTAGATCTTATTTCTTCTCCAGAACCAGATTCTGGTTATGATTTAAATCTGAATCTGAACGTAACACGTATGTGGCATCAGCAGGATTTAAAAGATGTTTTTGATGAAAATGGAAATTTTGTTAGAACATTTAGATACAATAATAAGTCTGAAACTGGACTTCAAGGGGCATCAGATTGGATTGTGAATACTTCATTAGGTTTCTCAACAAAAACACAAAATGAATTTAATGCTACCTTAACAGCAAACTACGCTTCAGATAGGATATTTGCATTGGGAGCTCCGGAAATTCAAACACAGGCAGATATACAATACAACGAAGAAATAATAGAGCAAGGCTTTGTCACTTTAGATGCAGTTATTTCAAAGGATTTAGGTGAACATTGGAATCTAAGATTGATTGGAAGAAACCTTTTGAATCCGGATATAGAGAGAACTCAATTGGTTAGGCCTGTTGCAACTGGAATAGAAACCAATGAAGTGGTAAGGTCTTACCAAAACGGAGTTCAAGTTAGATTAGGAATTAGTTACACATTTTAA